A stretch of the Cheilinus undulatus linkage group 11, ASM1832078v1, whole genome shotgun sequence genome encodes the following:
- the LOC121517690 gene encoding opioid growth factor receptor-like protein 1 has product MEDDCVCEYDSTWDTESDGDDPAGESQTRRSSQDKNKSGWTLVTWHHTPRNMRAAKDMQNYRRGYPNLTDDECSEDKMNNLQFYLNKFPSAPDDVYIESFLKEWKNDYKRLERVHSYIQWLFPLREPGVNYMASELTKKEIEAFKKNEDAKRRLVESYELMLGFYGIRLVNKETGEVKRADNWKERFGNLERNMHNNLRITRILKSLGELGFEHYQAPLVRFFLEETLVKKTLSSVKRSVLDYFLFAVLDKRKRQELVRFAYLHFEPKDKFVWCPRKIQKQFRKAEKRSDAVGNGDGKEEVYSRSKSKDGEVVVQQKEEGLDSVTKAQKGADKTVCKDKIESEASPEPKQDAETVGNGNAEAESNNDNLGNGNDSTDDADEMDQSPSPESVTSKPEPCADSEEKFTNNSKDGKQEPDNIMQTDGDIDTEKPPKKKREDNKVLPSNGSAGDLDGGGQMEEKAGANKASGQMSPSSQTPLKTSKHSPSLSSGREEKIPRTDFNQVPDKKEEEETSLENVSATNGSETSTDKGVEEQANGKESEDADMESNPSSSDQNMGNS; this is encoded by the exons atggagGACGACTGTGTTTGTGAGTACGACTCGACCTGGGACACAGAGAGTGATGGAGACGACCCGGCCGGAGAGAGCCAAACCCGTCGGTCAAGTCAAGACAAAAACAAGTCTGGCTGGACTTTAGTAACT TGGCATCATACGCCAAGAAACATGAGAGCAGCAAAGGACATGCAGAACTACAGAAGAGGATATCCA AATCTCACAGACGATGAGTGCTCAGAAGACAAAATGAACAATTTGCAGTTTTATCTGAATAAATTTCCATCTGCTCCGGATG ATGTCTACATCGAATCATTCCTTAAGGAATGGAAGAATGACTATAAAAGATTGGAGAGAGTTCATTCCTACATTCAGTG GCTGTTTCCACTGCGAGAGCCGGGGGTTAATTACATGGCTTCAGAACTCACCAAGAAGGAAATTGAG GCATTTAAGAAGAATGAGGACGCTAAAAGAAGGCTGGTCGAGTCCTATGAACTCATGTTGGGCTTCTATGGCATCCGTTTGGTcaacaaagagacaggagaggTGAAACGAGCAGACAACTGGAAGGAGCGATTTGGAAATCTAGAGCG GAATATGCACAACAACCTGCGCATCACTCGCATCCTGAAGAGCCTGGGTGAGCTGGGTTTTGAGCACTATCAGGCCCCTCTCGTTCGCTTCTTTCTCGAAGAGACTCTGGTTAAAAAGACCCTTAGCAGTGTGAAACGCAGCGTCCTCGACTACTTTCTGTTCGCTGTGCTGGACAAGCGGAAACGTCAGGAGCTTGTGCGCTTTGCATACCTTCACTTTGAGCCAAAGGATAAGTTTGTGTGGTGCCCCAGGAAGATTCAGAAACAATTCAGAAAGGCAGAGAAGAGATCTGATGCAGTTGGGAACGGAGATGGAAAAGAGGAAGTGTATTCACGGAGTAAGAGCAAAGATGGAGAAGTAGTTGTGCAACAAAAAGAGGAAGGACTGGATAGTGTCACAAAGGCTCAGAAAGGAGCCGATAAAACTGTGTGTAAAGATAAAATAGAGTCAGAGGCATCCCCTGAGCCAAAACAAGACGCAGAGACTGTaggtaatggaaatgcagaaGCAGAATCTAATAATGATAACTTGGGCAATGGAAATGACTCAACAGATGATGCTGATGAGATGGATCAGTCACCCAGTCCGGAGTCTGTGACGTCAAAACCTGAGCCCTGTGCGGACAGTGAGGAGAAATTTACCAACAACTCAAAGGACGGCAAGCAGGAACCAGACAACATTATGCAAACAGATGGGGACATAGACACTGAGAAACCACCGAAGAAGAAGCGAGAGGATAATAAGGTGCTGCCAAGCAACGGCTCCGCTGGGGACTTGGACGGCGGTGGGCAGATGGAGGAAAAAGCCGGTGCTAATAAAGCTAGTGGTCAAATGAGCCCATCATCCCAAACTCCTCTTAAGACTTCAAAACACTCACCCTCACTTTCTTCAGGAAGGGAGGAAAAAATCCCAAGGACTGATTTTAATCAAGTGCCAgataaaaaagaagaggaagaaacgTCACTGGAAAATGTGTCGGCTACAAATGGGTCAGAGACGAGCACCGATAAAGGTGTGGAGGAACAGGCGAACGGGAAGGAGTCGGAGGATGCTGATATGGAATCAAACCCCTCAAGCTCAGACCAAAATATGGGGAATTCATGA